In the Bacillus sp. HSf4 genome, GGAACACCGTTTGTCCTGCTTGTTCCGGCTGTTTTTATTCAATTTTTTCAATCTGTTGAAGACTATTACTCCCGATTTGATATTGCGACATTTATCCGTTTTTTGCGCGTTCTCATCTTTTTTATATCATTGATCGCTCCCGCCGTATATGTCGGTGCGACGACGTTTCACCAGGAAATGATTCCGACACAGCTTCTCGTCGTCATTGCCGCACAGCGTGAAAATGTTCCTTTTCCGGCTGTGGTGGAAGCTTTGATCATGGAAGTATCATTTGAAATTTTGCGTGAAGCGGGCATCCGCCTTCCGAAAGCGATCGGCTCTGCGGTCTCGATTGTGGGCGCCATCGTCATTGGCCAGGCGTCGGTTCAAGCGGGGATCGTGTCTCCGGCGATGGTTATCATCGTCGCCATCACCGCAATATCAAGTTTTGCGACACCATCCTTTGCGATGGCCATCTCCGCCAGGCTGATTCGTTTTTTCTTCATATTGGCCGCGTCGACGACAGGCTTTTTCGGGATTATTTTAGGGCTGATCGTCATGTTTGTCCATTTATGCAGCATTCGCTCCTTCGGTGTTCCATATATGACGCCTTTTGCGCCGTTTGTCTCCAAAAATTGGGGAGATTCTATTGTCCGCGCCCCTTGGTGGACGCATGAGGAAAGGCCTGATTTGATCGGCAATGATAATAAGCTCCGCCAAGGAAAAGATCAGAAGCCCAATGCACCGGATTCAAGCGAAATGAAGATAAAGCAAAAAGAAGGTGACCAAAATGAAACGTAGGCTGGCCATCTTGTTCATGCTTGCTGCCGTTTCCCTTTTTTTGACGGGCTGCTGGGATAAACGGGAATTGACCGACTTGTCGCTCGTTTCAGCTATCGGTATTGACAAGGGTGAAAAATCGAAATATGTGATGAGCTTTCAGATCGTCAATCCCAATAGCGCCGCCGGCGGACTGCAGGGTGGACAAGGGGGAGACAGGCCGCCCGTATCAAACTATTCGGTCGCCGGGAACAACCTGACGGAAATGAGCCGCCATGCTTCGACGAAAATTTCCAGGGAGCTCTATTATTCCCATACAAACCTTGTTGTCGTCGATGAAGCACTTGCTAAAGATGAAGGGATCATTAAAATACTTGACGTTCTTGACCGTGACACCGATTTTCGCGCAACAGCGACGATTATCATTTCACACGGAAAAAAAGCGAGAGATTTAATCAAGGCGCTGACACCGATCGATAAAATTCCCTCAAACAAAGTGAACAAAACATTGCAATTCACGGAACAGGATCTTGGAGAGCATATGAAGACAAGCGTTCAAGATGTGATCAAATGTTTAACCTCTCAAGCGAGGCATCCGGTCATTCCGTCATTCAAACTGGTGGGCAGCACACAGAAAGCCGAAAAGATGGAAAATGTTCAGTCCACCGCCCCGTCAGCAACGGTTGAAGCCGACGGCTTAGCGGTGATCAAAGAGGGAAAGCTCGTTGATTACCTTAATGGTAAAACCGCAAGAGGCGTTCTGTGGATTCGGAACAAAATAAAACGGACCTATATTACGCTTTCATTAGACAATGAAGAGCAGTCTGTCACTTACGATGTCATTCGCCAGAAGACCAATGTCTCGGCAAGGCTGAAAAACAACCGGCCGGCCATTTCCGTTCATGTAGAAGTGGAGGGGGATATTGGCGAAGTCGGCGTTCCCATCAGCCTGGAAGATCCGAATGTCCTTGATCGAATTGAGAAGCGGACAGCCAAAAAAATAAAAAAGGAACTGCAGCACACGATCGATATCGTCAAACAGCATAAAACTGATGTTCTTCAATTCGGTGATGTCGTCTATCGATCATATCCGGCGCTTTGGAATAAAATCGAGCCCGAGTGGAGCAACCGCTATTTTCCTGATTTGGATGTCGATATTACGGTAAATGCTTATGTGCGCAGAACGGGATTAAGAAGCGACCCGAACATATTGAATTATAGGGAAGGCCGTTCATGACGAAAAAAGGAGGGGATTTTAGATGGAAAAAGCAAAAATCAGTGCGAGCCAGCTGTTTGTGCTGATTATTCTGTTTGAACTCAGCAGTTCCCTGCTGATATTCCCCGGCCAGTCTGCAGAGCAGGACGCATGGCTGGCGATTCTGTTTGGAACAGTCGGCGGCCTTGCTCTGTTTTTAATGCATCATTATTTTTATCAGGTCAATCCGGATATGACTCCTTATGATACAGTGATGCAGATGTTTGGAAAGCCGATCGGCTGGACCATTTCATTTCTTTACATTATTTACTACAGCTACATTGCAGCGCGCGTGTTGCGCGATTTTGGCGAAATGCTGCTTACTTCAGCCTATCCGAACACGCCGATCGTTTTTGCAAACGGACTCTTGATTGCGGTTTGCATTTATACCGTCAGAAAGGGGATCGAAGTATTAGCGAGAGCCGGTGAACTGCTGTTTGGCATCATGTTTGTGATCGCGGTCGCAGGCTTTCTTCTGATCGTTTTTTCCGGTTTGATCGATCCGCGCCAGCTGCTGCCCATCCTTGGAGACGGTATCAAACCAATGTTGAATGCCGCGCTGACGGAAACCTTGTATTTTCCGTTTGGAGAGATCATCGTTTTTACGCTCATCATGCCGTACATCAGCGAGCCGAAAAAAGTCAAAAAAGCCGGTTTGTGGGCGATCGCGATCAGCGGAGCTGTTTTGTCCCTCAATGTGGCCATGAACATCAGCGTGCTCGGCGTCGATCTGAATATGCGCTTCCGCTTTCCGCTGCTCAGCACGATCCAAACGATTCAAGTGGCTGAGTTTTTGGATCGGCTTGATGTCATTTTTATGCTTGTTCTCGTCATTGGCGGCTTCTTTAAAATGAGCGTTTTCATGTATGCCGTCACTGAAGGAATCTCCATCTTATTCAAAGTGAAGCATTCGTCAAAAGTCGTTCACGCCGTCGGGATTGTGATATTAATTTTGTCGGTCTCCATAGCCAGCAACATTTCTGAGCATGTCAAAGAAGGAATTCAATTTGTGCCATTATACATACACTTGCCGATGCAAGTGATATTTCCGGCTTTCATGTGCCTTTTTGTGTATTTTAAAACAAGAAAGCGAAAAAAAGTGTAAAGTTGATGTTGACCTCAACCTTAGGTCACCCCTTAAGATTACATACCGAGGTGAAGTTTACATGCTTTATACGGTAAAAGAGGTTGCAAGATTGGCCAATATCACGATCAAAACGCTGTATCATTATCATAAAATAGGTCTTTTGTGTCCGACTAAGGTGACGGAAGCCGGCTACCGCCTGTATGGAATCAAAGAGCTCGAACGGCTGCAGCAGATCCTGTTTTATCGCGAGCTGGAATTTCCCCTCAAAAAAATTCAACAAATC is a window encoding:
- a CDS encoding GerAB/ArcD/ProY family transporter; this encodes MEKAKISASQLFVLIILFELSSSLLIFPGQSAEQDAWLAILFGTVGGLALFLMHHYFYQVNPDMTPYDTVMQMFGKPIGWTISFLYIIYYSYIAARVLRDFGEMLLTSAYPNTPIVFANGLLIAVCIYTVRKGIEVLARAGELLFGIMFVIAVAGFLLIVFSGLIDPRQLLPILGDGIKPMLNAALTETLYFPFGEIIVFTLIMPYISEPKKVKKAGLWAIAISGAVLSLNVAMNISVLGVDLNMRFRFPLLSTIQTIQVAEFLDRLDVIFMLVLVIGGFFKMSVFMYAVTEGISILFKVKHSSKVVHAVGIVILILSVSIASNISEHVKEGIQFVPLYIHLPMQVIFPAFMCLFVYFKTRKRKKV
- a CDS encoding Ger(x)C family spore germination protein, whose product is MKRRLAILFMLAAVSLFLTGCWDKRELTDLSLVSAIGIDKGEKSKYVMSFQIVNPNSAAGGLQGGQGGDRPPVSNYSVAGNNLTEMSRHASTKISRELYYSHTNLVVVDEALAKDEGIIKILDVLDRDTDFRATATIIISHGKKARDLIKALTPIDKIPSNKVNKTLQFTEQDLGEHMKTSVQDVIKCLTSQARHPVIPSFKLVGSTQKAEKMENVQSTAPSATVEADGLAVIKEGKLVDYLNGKTARGVLWIRNKIKRTYITLSLDNEEQSVTYDVIRQKTNVSARLKNNRPAISVHVEVEGDIGEVGVPISLEDPNVLDRIEKRTAKKIKKELQHTIDIVKQHKTDVLQFGDVVYRSYPALWNKIEPEWSNRYFPDLDVDITVNAYVRRTGLRSDPNILNYREGRS